The following coding sequences lie in one Arachis ipaensis cultivar K30076 chromosome B03, Araip1.1, whole genome shotgun sequence genomic window:
- the LOC107630365 gene encoding zinc finger BED domain-containing protein RICESLEEPER 2-like, which translates to MSETSEKSGSNEPVSPDTAAELSSSTIWDHFTALQGTKNKAKCDYCGCVVKYEDETSAMRSHLNRCDANTSIDGNKIQKTISSMSDSEEEGYEDGLGSSEDTFKFDQEASQRALTKMFVIDELPFYLVKSERFKNFLRSIQPLFEIPSHVALIQDVVTLYREEIIKLKEYFSIHSQRVCLITEPWTSSHGLDFMKVTAQFIDNDWRLQKKVLNFCQITGYSEDEMNECIEVCLGNWKLNEVFSLTGDIASSDDPGTQYLEKRIGSWDSIFLKGGYIHVQCCVHIVSLIVKEALKEIHDSIIRIRGAAMYIRSSPSRTVRFRKCVEHEKIHYKGLIQLDVETEWNSTYIMLEGAVNYQKAFELYKQRDLNYVDELSSESGKGIPSEDDWKSAQSMLPVLKFFYDCILRIFGTSCITSDIYMKEVFAIGRKIHHYHEHDDASISRMASRMKNIYDKYWGNSNAINMLLIAVVLDPRLKLGYVNWNLDYFFGSEKGSELKTKLLSCLGSLYCYYQVTHKGSQDDQHAQIDEDDDLYGMRLYLQSTGNKSHVKSELDRYLEEECEPLNKQAEFDLLNWWKSKSSRFPILGSMAQEVLAIPISAVTSEFAFSAKGRVIDLYRSCLPPKFLEMLVCTKSWLKGPSSLSAEMIFLEDDNEDDEIFSEDDNEDYNDDS; encoded by the coding sequence ATGTCAGAGACATCCGAGAAATCAGGTTCTAATGAACCAGTTTCCCCTGACACTGCTGCTGAATTATCATCATCAACGATTTGGGACCATTTTACTGCATTGCAAGGCACCAAGAACAAGGCTAAATGCGACTATTGTGGTTGCGTGGTCAAATATGAAGATGAAACAAGTGCTATGCGTTCACATTTGAATAGATGTGATGCTAACACAAGCATTGATGggaataaaatacaaaaaacaaTTTCTTCCATGTCAGATAGTGAAGAGGAGGGGTATGAAGATGGTCTTGGATCTTCCGAAGATACCTTCAAATTTGACCAAGAAGCATCTCAAAGGGCACTTACGAAGATGTTTGTAATAGATGAGCTGCCATTTTATCTCGTGAAGTCTGAACGCTTTAAAAATTTTCTACGTTCCATACAACCCCTGTTTGAGATCCCCTCACATGTTGCATTAATACAAGATGTTGTTACACTTTATCgtgaagaaataataaaattgaaagaaTATTTTTCTATTCATTCTCAAAGAGTTTGCCTTATCACTGAACCATGGACGTCAAGTCATGGATTAGATTTTATGAAAGTGACTGCACAATTCATTGATAATGACTGGAGGCTGCAAAAGAAAGTATTGAATTTTTGCCAAATCACTGGCTATTCAGAAGACGAAATGAATGAGTGCATTGAAGTTTGCTTAGGTAATTGGAAGTTGAATGAGGTTTTTAGTTTAACAGGTGATATTGCATCCTCGGATGATCCAGGTACTCAATATCTGGAAAAGAGAATAGGCTCTTGGGATAGCATATTCTTGAAGGGTGGGTATATTCATGTGCAATGTTGTGTGCATATTGTCAGCCTGATTGTGAAGGAAGCATTGAAAGAAATTCATGACTCTATTATAAGAATTCGTGGTGCAGCCATGTATATCAGATCTAGTCCTTCAAGAACAGTAAGATTTAGAAAGTGTGTTGAACATGAGAAGATTCATTATAAAGGTCTTATTCAGCTAGATGTTGAAACTGAGTGGAATTCAACCTATATTATGTTAGAGGGTGCTGTGAATTATCAAAAGGCATTTGAATTATATAAGCAGCGAGACCTTAACTATGTTGATGAGTTAAGTAGTGAAAGTGGGAAAGGCATACCTTCAGAAGACGATTGGAAATCTGCTCAATCAATGCTACCAGTTCTAAAATTCTTTTATGATTGTATTTTGCGAATTTTTGGTACCTCTTGCATTACTAGTGATATATACATGAAAGAAGTATTTGCTATTGGAAGGAAGATCCATCATTATCATGAACATGATGATGCTAGTATAAGTAGGATGGCTAGTAGGATGAAGAATATATATGACAAATACTGGGGGAATTCTAATGCAATTAACATGTTATTGATTGCTGTCGTGCTAGATCCCAGATTGAAGTTGGGTTATGTCAATTGGAATCTTGATTACTTCTTTGGCTCTGAAAAAGGAAGTGAGTTGAAAACGAAGTTGCTTTCCTGTCTTGGTTCACTTTATTGTTATTATCAAGTTACACACAAAGGGTCTCAAGATGATCAACATGCACAaattgatgaagatgatgatctCTATGGTATGCGTTTATATCTGCAATCAACTGGCAATAAATCACATGTTAAATCTGAGCTTGATAGGTATTTGGAAGAAGAATGTGAGCCCTTGAATAAACAAGCAGAGTTTGATCTATTGAATTGGTGGAAGAGCAAGTCGAGCCGATTTCCCATCCTTGGAAGCATGGCTCAAGAGGTGTTGGCCATTCCTATTTCTGCGGTAACCTCAGAGTTTGCATTTAGTGCCAAAGGAAGGGTTATAGATCTCTATAGAAGTTGCTTACCACCCAAATTTCTGGAGATGCTTGTTTGTACAAAGAGTTGGTTAAAAGGACCTAGCTCATTATCTGCAGAGATGATCTTTTTGGAGGATGACAATGAGGATGATGAGATCTTTTCGGaagatgataatgaggattaCAATGATGATTCCTAG